One window of Planctomycetia bacterium genomic DNA carries:
- the moaA gene encoding GTP 3',8-cyclase MoaA: MVFTHSITSNHSIESVLPLTDGFNRVHNNLRISVTDRCNLRCIYCMPEDVTFMEKSELLTFEEIARFAQTAAKLGVNKLRLTGGEPLLRKDLHRLVELLTEIQGITDLGLTTNGLLLAQQAVPLFQSGLHRLNLSLDTLDPERFETLSRRSGLELVLKGIEKAQAAGFQSIKINAVIIRGINEMDVVPLARYGREHGLEMRYIEYMPIGAESWERQKCYFAHEMMEQLEEAFGPLLPADDYDPRNPAMEFKFADGIGRIGMIASVSRPFCRSCNRLRLTADGKLRNCLFALAEEDVKPLLRSGTFRDQELQAIIRRNVASKWEGHEINSARFIKPDRTMHAIGG; this comes from the coding sequence ATGGTTTTCACACATAGTATTACGTCGAATCATTCAATTGAATCGGTTTTGCCTCTCACCGATGGTTTTAACCGGGTTCACAACAATCTGCGTATCAGCGTAACTGACCGCTGTAACTTGCGTTGTATCTATTGCATGCCCGAAGATGTCACCTTCATGGAAAAAAGTGAGCTGCTGACTTTCGAGGAAATAGCACGCTTTGCACAAACAGCAGCAAAACTTGGTGTCAACAAGCTCAGGCTGACCGGCGGCGAACCCCTGCTTCGCAAAGATCTTCACCGCCTGGTAGAACTGTTAACAGAAATTCAGGGAATCACTGACCTTGGACTGACCACCAATGGTTTACTCCTGGCTCAGCAGGCTGTTCCTCTTTTCCAATCCGGGCTGCATCGCCTGAATTTGAGTCTCGATACTCTCGACCCAGAGCGCTTCGAAACACTGTCACGTCGCTCAGGCCTTGAACTCGTTCTGAAAGGCATCGAAAAAGCCCAGGCAGCTGGTTTTCAGAGCATCAAAATTAACGCGGTGATCATTCGAGGCATCAATGAAATGGATGTCGTTCCTCTGGCCAGGTACGGTCGTGAACATGGTTTGGAGATGAGATACATCGAATACATGCCTATCGGCGCTGAGAGCTGGGAACGCCAGAAATGTTATTTTGCGCATGAAATGATGGAACAACTCGAAGAAGCGTTTGGCCCACTGCTTCCTGCTGATGATTATGATCCTCGCAACCCGGCCATGGAGTTCAAATTCGCTGATGGCATTGGCAGGATTGGCATGATTGCCAGTGTTTCACGACCGTTCTGCAGAAGTTGCAATCGCCTGCGACTGACAGCTGACGGCAAACTGAGAAATTGCCTGTTTGCCTTGGCCGAAGAGGATGTCAAACCACTGTTGCGTTCTGGCACATTTCGGGACCAGGAACTGCAAGCTATCATCCGTCGAAATGTCGCATCGAAATGGGAAGGGCATGAAATCAATTCAGCCAGGTTCATCAAGCCCGATAGAACCATGCATGCGATTGGTGGATAG
- a CDS encoding M48 family metalloprotease, with translation MTILFEWLISNAITASLLALLAMVITKCFPRRPALSHACWLLVLIKLLTPPVYHVSLSAPQQVTSSNILKAPVLTESAIPPTSTPAPSADTSTALPAYWFEFDDTAMTQEDSALEMAYSDQLPAITEPLPVVATIDKTVEIQPIRENQTQYLGLTQWWNEHGERALFWTQIVVLAVSALLLILTMVRVIRFENLLQLATPAPDAIQQMARHMASLWGIKANPRVVMVSGKVGPLLWQRWQQPLIVLPRGLVEAMSESELKTVLAHELNHYRRGDHLWRYLELVAVTLYWWLPTVWWVSRRLRQSEEECCDAGVVATLPDGVTNYASALVRSLSFVTEPASPCPALSSGLGPVTLLKRRLHMLHANVERKVGIRGWFFLMAVAVVALPWGISWADDDDPPPLPRREARRPEARQDDRAERKDPVRVTRPADPAAAAIPPFAPGTPGLPTMPAPVQAPARAGVAHAAPAAPSMPGFPGQGGFGMNEDMRAGLETAVKQAELDLKVRRIKVKQTENAVRQREADLEHARRMQEKGTISSTEVREKQNQLDNAKIELELALVEVERGELSLEVARQRSRTLSRQPQPFGGPFGGVTAPVPPGREIPSSDDMPPTPRGRGIGGAAGGLGGSLPPAPGGAIAGGLRGFGSLGSRGSGSPDAFFRNFDRHNTGKIRREDVPDWMRERFFEVTDTNKDGIVDQEEFSANYNKLWEQGNRTGGPGGGRVTARNNISDGAGRRGADRDPRDDRIEQLERELREMRKALENMKKPDGTR, from the coding sequence ATGACTATCCTGTTTGAATGGCTCATCAGCAATGCCATCACAGCCTCGCTGCTTGCTCTGTTGGCTATGGTGATCACGAAATGCTTCCCGCGACGACCCGCACTCAGTCATGCCTGTTGGCTACTGGTGCTTATCAAGCTGCTCACTCCGCCCGTGTATCATGTTTCATTGAGTGCTCCACAACAAGTCACATCGTCAAATATTCTGAAAGCACCTGTTCTGACAGAATCGGCTATACCTCCCACATCAACCCCTGCACCATCTGCTGATACTTCCACAGCGTTGCCTGCATACTGGTTTGAGTTTGATGATACGGCTATGACTCAGGAAGATAGTGCATTGGAAATGGCATATTCTGACCAGTTGCCAGCCATCACGGAACCGTTGCCTGTTGTCGCCACCATCGACAAGACGGTAGAAATACAGCCTATAAGAGAAAACCAAACGCAATATCTGGGCTTAACGCAATGGTGGAATGAACATGGTGAAAGAGCCTTGTTCTGGACTCAGATCGTGGTGCTGGCCGTATCTGCATTACTATTGATACTCACGATGGTCCGCGTCATACGCTTCGAAAATCTGTTACAACTGGCCACCCCTGCCCCTGATGCAATACAGCAGATGGCACGACACATGGCATCACTATGGGGAATAAAAGCCAACCCAAGAGTTGTTATGGTATCGGGAAAAGTAGGGCCATTGCTGTGGCAACGCTGGCAGCAGCCTTTGATTGTTTTGCCTCGTGGTCTGGTAGAAGCAATGTCAGAAAGCGAGTTGAAAACAGTTCTCGCTCATGAATTAAACCATTATCGTCGTGGCGATCATCTCTGGCGTTATCTGGAGTTGGTTGCTGTGACACTCTACTGGTGGCTTCCAACAGTCTGGTGGGTCAGTCGACGATTGCGCCAGTCTGAAGAAGAATGTTGCGACGCAGGAGTGGTGGCAACGTTACCCGACGGGGTTACGAATTATGCCAGTGCTCTCGTGCGCAGTTTATCCTTTGTGACTGAACCTGCCAGTCCTTGTCCCGCCCTCAGCAGCGGACTGGGGCCAGTCACATTACTGAAACGGAGACTTCACATGTTACATGCTAATGTTGAGCGCAAAGTAGGAATACGAGGCTGGTTTTTCCTGATGGCAGTTGCAGTGGTTGCACTGCCTTGGGGAATCAGCTGGGCTGATGATGATGATCCCCCACCGCTGCCCCGAAGAGAGGCAAGAAGACCAGAGGCTCGTCAGGATGACCGGGCAGAGCGGAAAGACCCGGTGAGAGTAACTCGCCCGGCTGATCCCGCTGCTGCAGCTATTCCTCCATTTGCTCCCGGGACACCAGGTTTGCCCACCATGCCTGCACCAGTGCAAGCACCGGCACGCGCTGGCGTGGCACATGCCGCACCAGCTGCACCTTCCATGCCAGGCTTTCCCGGACAAGGTGGATTCGGGATGAATGAAGATATGCGAGCCGGGCTGGAAACAGCTGTCAAGCAGGCAGAACTCGACCTGAAAGTCCGACGCATTAAGGTAAAACAGACTGAGAATGCAGTCAGACAGCGGGAAGCCGATCTTGAACATGCTAGAAGAATGCAGGAAAAGGGAACCATTTCATCAACTGAAGTGCGAGAGAAACAGAATCAGCTGGATAACGCTAAGATTGAACTAGAACTGGCCTTGGTAGAAGTGGAACGTGGCGAACTCTCGCTGGAAGTAGCCAGACAGCGCAGCAGAACCCTGTCTCGCCAGCCTCAACCATTTGGTGGTCCTTTTGGAGGAGTAACCGCCCCTGTGCCGCCGGGAAGAGAAATCCCTTCCAGTGACGATATGCCACCAACACCTCGAGGTAGAGGTATTGGCGGAGCAGCTGGTGGTTTAGGTGGTTCGTTACCACCTGCACCTGGTGGAGCAATTGCTGGTGGATTACGAGGATTCGGGTCGCTGGGTAGTAGAGGCTCGGGTTCACCTGATGCATTTTTCCGCAATTTTGATCGACATAATACGGGCAAAATCCGTCGCGAAGATGTGCCTGACTGGATGCGAGAGCGTTTCTTTGAAGTGACTGATACCAATAAAGATGGTATTGTAGATCAGGAAGAATTTTCCGCTAATTACAACAAACTCTGGGAACAAGGCAATCGCACTGGTGGTCCAGGTGGTGGAAGAGTCACAGCTCGCAATAACATTTCCGATGGTGCGGGCCGGCGCGGAGCAGATCGTGATCCTCGCGATGACCGTATTGAGCAACTGGAACGAGAATTGCGTGAAATGCGCAAGGCACTGGAAAATATGAAGAAGCCTGACGGTACCCGCTAA
- a CDS encoding protein kinase — translation MAVVTNIDSFLDVVRKSNVLDDEKLNAFIERLSSIEPPLERPEQVAHHLYQEGLLSYFQSKQLLQGRWRRFYLGKKYKLIELIGQGGMGAVYLCEHTSLKRPVAVKVMPEEKVKAPGALERFQREARAIAQLDHNNIVRAFDLGCDSGVHFMVMEYVDGVNLERLISKHFPEKGLPLARALHYTISTALALQHAHDIGWIHRDIKPANILVDRQGNVKLLDLGLSRLFEGDTDQLTRIYDAGNVLGTADYIAPEQALDVSSADIRSDIYGLGCTLYFLLAGRAPFHKGSIPQKLVWHQTKYPDPIQTVRPDLPEAINNIIFKMIAKKPSDRYMQPYDVVEALLPFMTEEVPPPSDEEVPYPSPMVRQLLQTSSSRPSARPRSVSPLPYRINSTSDVMRMPYRAPSEVDTLKDVARCSSTTRKTSRTSATGRRITQTQLIALSVGVGLVTLMLTALVMWWLLL, via the coding sequence ATGGCTGTCGTGACAAACATAGACAGTTTCCTTGATGTCGTGCGCAAAAGTAATGTGCTCGACGACGAGAAACTGAATGCTTTCATCGAGCGACTTTCCTCCATCGAACCACCGTTGGAAAGGCCCGAACAGGTTGCGCACCACTTGTACCAGGAAGGATTGCTCTCCTACTTTCAATCCAAGCAGTTATTGCAGGGTCGTTGGCGACGTTTCTATCTTGGAAAGAAGTACAAGCTGATCGAATTGATCGGCCAAGGTGGGATGGGGGCTGTTTATCTTTGCGAGCATACTTCACTGAAACGACCTGTTGCAGTCAAGGTTATGCCTGAAGAGAAAGTCAAAGCACCCGGTGCACTCGAACGATTCCAGCGTGAAGCACGAGCTATTGCCCAACTTGATCACAACAATATTGTTCGAGCATTTGATCTGGGCTGTGATTCCGGCGTCCACTTCATGGTGATGGAGTACGTGGATGGCGTCAACCTTGAACGGTTGATCTCCAAGCATTTTCCCGAAAAGGGTTTGCCATTAGCTCGTGCCCTGCACTACACGATTTCCACTGCTCTGGCTTTACAACATGCTCACGACATAGGCTGGATTCATCGTGACATTAAGCCAGCCAATATTCTCGTCGATCGCCAAGGTAATGTGAAACTGCTGGATCTGGGATTATCACGTTTATTTGAAGGTGATACGGATCAACTCACCAGAATCTATGATGCAGGTAACGTACTTGGCACTGCTGATTACATAGCACCGGAACAGGCTTTGGATGTCAGTTCAGCAGATATCCGGTCCGATATCTACGGCTTAGGCTGCACCTTGTATTTCCTGCTCGCTGGCCGAGCTCCTTTTCACAAAGGCAGTATTCCACAGAAACTGGTATGGCATCAGACAAAGTATCCCGATCCGATTCAGACTGTTCGCCCAGATTTGCCTGAGGCAATCAACAACATCATTTTTAAGATGATTGCCAAGAAGCCGAGCGACCGTTACATGCAGCCTTACGATGTGGTTGAGGCACTTCTGCCATTTATGACAGAAGAAGTACCACCACCTTCTGATGAGGAAGTGCCTTATCCCAGCCCGATGGTCAGACAATTACTTCAAACCAGCAGTTCACGCCCTTCAGCAAGACCACGCAGCGTCAGCCCGTTGCCTTATCGCATCAATTCCACTTCTGATGTGATGCGTATGCCTTACCGGGCACCATCGGAAGTGGATACGCTTAAAGATGTGGCACGCTGCTCATCCACCACCCGCAAGACCAGCAGGACGTCGGCAACGGGAAGACGCATTACACAAACTCAGTTAATCGCACTGTCAGTTGGCGTTGGATTAGTGACCCTGATGCTGACTGCCCTGGTAATGTGGTGGCTGCTGCTCTGA
- a CDS encoding glycosyltransferase family 4 protein: MSGMTSLPIIHVIQRFPPALGGAESYFARLSHYIAQQGKPVHVHTSNALALEAFWRPNAQKLPAGTIRSGNVKIHRHAVRTFPGRKVFLKSFSMLPHPWVQGMTLPASPTLPSLWSKASSSRERVKLIHASAFPYTFPLYCGLYWARRLNIPFLLTPFLHLGDTTQENNPTRQSYLSPPLSYLLQQADRIFVQTQLEQKAVASLGIDSSRIILQGLGVDPAECTQSNRERADHRWQLPAGLLRIGHLANLSEEKGSVDLLRAACLLYERKVPFTLILAGPAMPNFRRVWKTLPQAIKQHVRILDVLPEEAKPDFYAALDVFALPSRSDSFGLVLLEAWANAIPCVGYRAGGIAEVIQHEQDGLLTPCGDVHALTDAIQQLLNSQSLREKLGQQGQTKIETHHRWADKLEIVRQVYQSVS; this comes from the coding sequence ATGTCAGGGATGACATCACTACCCATTATCCATGTAATCCAGCGATTTCCACCCGCCTTGGGTGGAGCAGAAAGTTATTTTGCCAGGTTGTCCCACTATATCGCGCAACAGGGCAAACCTGTCCATGTTCACACTTCGAATGCTCTTGCACTGGAAGCATTCTGGCGACCCAATGCTCAAAAATTGCCCGCCGGGACAATCCGCTCTGGCAATGTCAAGATCCATCGTCATGCGGTGAGAACTTTTCCTGGTCGAAAGGTATTTCTTAAATCCTTCTCGATGTTGCCTCATCCTTGGGTACAAGGAATGACATTGCCTGCCAGCCCTACTTTGCCCTCTTTATGGAGTAAGGCTAGTTCTTCGCGGGAAAGAGTGAAGCTCATACATGCCAGTGCCTTCCCATATACCTTTCCGCTCTATTGTGGACTCTACTGGGCCAGGCGATTGAATATCCCGTTTCTTCTGACTCCTTTTCTGCATCTGGGAGATACTACCCAGGAGAACAATCCGACTCGACAATCCTATCTCAGCCCGCCATTGAGTTATCTGCTTCAACAGGCAGATCGCATCTTTGTTCAAACGCAATTGGAGCAGAAGGCTGTTGCTTCATTAGGAATCGATTCATCCAGGATTATTCTTCAGGGGCTGGGGGTCGATCCTGCTGAGTGTACTCAAAGCAACCGAGAACGTGCCGATCATCGCTGGCAATTACCGGCTGGCTTATTGCGTATTGGGCATCTGGCTAACCTCAGTGAGGAGAAAGGAAGTGTCGATCTGCTTCGTGCGGCATGTCTGCTCTATGAGCGAAAAGTGCCATTCACACTGATACTGGCTGGACCAGCCATGCCTAATTTCCGCCGAGTCTGGAAAACACTGCCTCAAGCTATCAAGCAGCATGTTCGCATACTCGATGTACTTCCCGAAGAAGCGAAGCCTGATTTCTATGCAGCTTTGGACGTCTTCGCGTTGCCCAGCCGCTCTGATTCTTTTGGCCTGGTGCTGCTGGAAGCCTGGGCCAATGCCATCCCATGCGTAGGGTATCGAGCGGGAGGAATAGCTGAAGTAATACAGCATGAACAGGATGGATTACTTACACCATGTGGCGATGTTCATGCACTAACTGATGCAATTCAACAGTTGCTAAACAGTCAATCTCTTCGAGAAAAACTTGGCCAGCAAGGGCAGACTAAAATCGAAACACATCACCGCTGGGCAGATAAGCTGGAAATTGTCAGGCAGGTTTACCAATCAGTTAGCTGA
- the aroA gene encoding 3-phosphoshikimate 1-carboxyvinyltransferase: MNDLYAVTPLSKPPVCTVQVPGSKSITNRALILAALAQPAIKGPSYSQLENALRSEDTEVMVESLQRLGIAVHTDWESDRITVPCAPVSQWKPHADFFCGNSGTTIRFLTAMLSLGNGSYRLDGVERMRQRPIGDLLEALRALHVNISTELRPDCPPLQLNAAGLHGGVVSIRSDISSQFLSALLMASCYAHKETIIHVPGALVSQPYVQLTIQMMKQWGVDVEEMHDPDLSYRIKLQRYTARTYAIEPDASSASYFWAAAAITGGRVTVPGLADSMQGDAAFRHVLKRMGCTLPDQNTVQGTPLTGIDIDMNAISDTVMTLAVVALFAQGTTTIRNVAHIRHKETDRLAALASELRKTGAIVDEHPDGLTIHPRPLHGAVFDTYNDHRMAMSLALIGLRIPGVQVRNPGCTAKTYPRYWQDLENLRQ; the protein is encoded by the coding sequence ATGAACGATCTGTATGCAGTTACACCATTATCCAAGCCGCCGGTTTGTACAGTTCAGGTTCCGGGATCTAAAAGCATCACCAACAGGGCTTTAATCCTGGCTGCTCTTGCACAGCCAGCAATAAAGGGCCCTTCTTATTCTCAACTGGAAAATGCACTACGGTCTGAAGATACGGAAGTGATGGTCGAATCACTTCAGCGTTTGGGTATTGCTGTTCATACTGACTGGGAAAGTGATCGAATTACCGTTCCTTGCGCTCCAGTTTCACAATGGAAACCCCATGCGGACTTTTTCTGTGGCAACAGTGGGACCACTATCAGATTTCTCACTGCCATGCTTTCTCTGGGTAACGGCTCATATCGTCTCGATGGCGTCGAACGAATGAGGCAACGTCCCATTGGCGACTTACTCGAAGCCCTGCGTGCCCTACACGTGAACATCTCCACCGAGTTACGGCCTGATTGTCCACCACTTCAACTCAATGCTGCAGGATTGCATGGTGGGGTCGTCAGCATTCGGAGCGACATCAGCAGTCAGTTTCTCAGCGCACTGCTCATGGCATCCTGCTATGCACACAAGGAAACGATCATTCATGTACCGGGCGCCTTGGTCTCACAGCCGTATGTTCAACTGACCATTCAAATGATGAAGCAGTGGGGTGTCGATGTCGAAGAGATGCATGATCCAGATCTGAGTTACCGGATTAAACTTCAGCGATACACTGCCAGGACTTATGCCATCGAACCCGATGCCTCCAGCGCAAGCTATTTCTGGGCAGCAGCAGCCATCACAGGTGGCCGAGTGACTGTACCTGGACTTGCAGACAGCATGCAGGGAGATGCAGCTTTTCGTCATGTTCTGAAACGTATGGGTTGCACTCTTCCCGATCAAAACACAGTTCAAGGTACTCCGTTGACTGGCATTGATATCGACATGAATGCCATCAGTGATACCGTGATGACCTTGGCAGTGGTTGCATTATTCGCCCAAGGGACAACAACTATTCGCAATGTGGCTCATATCCGTCACAAGGAAACTGATCGCCTGGCTGCACTGGCTAGTGAACTTCGTAAAACTGGAGCTATCGTCGATGAACATCCCGATGGTCTTACCATTCATCCCCGTCCGCTGCATGGTGCAGTATTTGATACTTACAACGATCATCGCATGGCTATGAGCCTGGCTTTGATCGGTTTACGTATTCCGGGTGTGCAGGTAAGAAATCCAGGATGTACTGCCAAGACTTATCCCAGGTACTGGCAAGACCTGGAAAATCTGCGACAATAA
- the rarD gene encoding EamA family transporter RarD, whose amino-acid sequence MEKTLKQGMLFGLTAYGLWGVIPIYFRMLTDITKSYEILAHRVVWSALFLICILVMMNSQWGTVISVFRRPRMLLTLLLSSVLIALNWFVYIYGVETKRVVHCSLGYFITPLVNVALGVILLNEKIRFWQGIALGCGVVGMLLMASLADSFPWIALSLAATFSSYGLMRKLQPVDTLTGVTIETWILAPIAVLYLFMQGTAWQTSSRHEHWLLILSGPATVIPLFCFGQAARLLPLSTLGFLQYLSPSMQFLVAVFYFHEPMNTMQAMAFAVVWVGLLIYSFDLVLAQTGKKRIKKLSKGE is encoded by the coding sequence ATGGAAAAGACCCTCAAACAGGGAATGTTATTTGGATTGACAGCATATGGACTATGGGGAGTTATCCCCATCTACTTCCGAATGCTCACGGACATTACCAAATCGTACGAAATACTTGCACATCGCGTTGTCTGGTCAGCCCTGTTCCTCATATGTATCCTCGTCATGATGAATTCTCAATGGGGAACCGTAATCAGTGTATTCCGAAGACCACGAATGCTCCTGACACTCCTGTTGAGTTCAGTGCTAATCGCACTCAACTGGTTTGTTTACATCTACGGCGTGGAAACCAAGCGGGTGGTGCATTGTTCGCTGGGCTACTTTATAACCCCACTGGTGAATGTTGCCTTGGGTGTTATATTGCTCAATGAAAAAATCCGGTTCTGGCAGGGCATTGCACTTGGATGTGGAGTTGTAGGTATGCTCCTTATGGCCAGCCTGGCTGATTCCTTCCCATGGATCGCACTCAGCCTGGCAGCTACTTTCAGTTCGTATGGTTTGATGAGAAAACTGCAACCTGTCGACACGTTAACCGGTGTGACTATTGAAACATGGATACTGGCTCCCATCGCAGTTCTTTATCTGTTCATGCAGGGAACAGCGTGGCAAACCTCAAGTCGACACGAACATTGGCTTTTGATTCTCTCTGGACCAGCAACCGTCATTCCACTTTTCTGCTTTGGACAGGCAGCACGACTCTTGCCTTTATCCACGCTTGGTTTTTTGCAATACCTATCGCCAAGTATGCAGTTTCTGGTTGCGGTTTTCTATTTTCATGAACCTATGAACACCATGCAGGCAATGGCTTTCGCAGTTGTCTGGGTTGGCTTGTTGATCTATTCTTTTGATCTAGTACTTGCACAAACGGGTAAAAAGAGGATTAAAAAATTGAGCAAAGGCGAATAA
- a CDS encoding type B 50S ribosomal protein L31 — MRDKIHPEYREVIFRDHAAGFSFLTRSTVKTKETAQWEDGKTYPLVKLDISSASHPFFTGKMKLLDSAGQIDRFNKRFGGTYGKKKEEKK; from the coding sequence ATGCGTGACAAGATTCATCCCGAATATCGTGAGGTTATCTTCCGAGATCATGCGGCTGGTTTTTCGTTCCTCACCCGTTCCACGGTGAAGACCAAGGAGACCGCGCAGTGGGAAGATGGTAAAACCTATCCACTGGTCAAGCTGGATATTTCGAGCGCTAGCCACCCTTTCTTCACTGGCAAAATGAAGTTGCTTGATTCCGCTGGCCAGATTGATCGCTTTAACAAGCGGTTTGGCGGCACCTATGGCAAGAAGAAGGAAGAGAAGAAGTAA
- the rpmG gene encoding 50S ribosomal protein L33: MAKDKNVRGIIKLQSTESKHCYYTEKNRRNVTEKLEVKKYDPTLRKHVLYKEGKM, from the coding sequence ATGGCCAAAGACAAAAACGTGCGTGGTATTATCAAGCTGCAGAGCACCGAAAGCAAGCATTGCTATTATACCGAAAAGAACCGTCGTAATGTAACTGAGAAGCTCGAAGTGAAAAAATACGACCCCACGCTTCGTAAGCATGTTCTTTACAAAGAAGGTAAGATGTAA
- a CDS encoding CrcB family protein: protein MNIWWVSLGIGIAGGIGTLCRFGMSELGERIWGKSFPLATLLINLIGSFLFGLVYAYGLRGNLSVEMKAVILTGFLGGFTTFSSFAFHNQQMLAQQQWTLFAANLLVQNVIGIIAVWLGIRLVDLAMPALPPLQQ, encoded by the coding sequence ATGAATATCTGGTGGGTTAGTTTGGGAATTGGTATTGCAGGTGGAATAGGAACTTTATGTCGATTTGGGATGTCTGAGTTAGGAGAGCGAATTTGGGGTAAATCTTTCCCCTTGGCCACGTTGTTAATTAACCTTATCGGCAGTTTCCTTTTTGGTTTGGTATATGCATACGGATTAAGGGGTAATCTCAGTGTTGAAATGAAAGCTGTAATATTGACCGGTTTTTTAGGTGGTTTTACTACCTTTTCCTCTTTTGCGTTCCACAATCAGCAGATGCTGGCTCAGCAGCAATGGACCCTGTTTGCTGCCAATCTACTGGTTCAGAATGTAATCGGTATCATAGCAGTATGGCTGGGCATTCGCTTGGTTGATCTGGCAATGCCCGCACTTCCACCCTTGCAGCAGTAA
- a CDS encoding histidinol phosphate phosphatase: MNPACRERYQRAVDAAHDAGKLALQYFDNHVTVEWKENDTPVTVADRKAEELIRSRVLGLFPQDGFLGEESGKVAGSSGFHWIIDPIDGTRSFVRGIPLWGTLIGLEYQGEPVAGVCFLPAFGKEGQTFHALKGHGAYRDSTRICVSQVDAMKDSQVFYSSLSWFMASEMKDAFLDIVGQSQRQRGFGDFYGFMLVAQGSGEMMIEYGVSPWDVAALLPIVEEAGGMFTDWDGNRTIYRPDILASNGVLHQATLQQMKAKRSSQFQPADIKHRQHIT; the protein is encoded by the coding sequence ATGAATCCTGCCTGCCGTGAACGTTACCAGCGCGCCGTTGATGCAGCACATGATGCCGGCAAGCTGGCACTCCAGTACTTCGATAACCATGTTACGGTGGAATGGAAGGAGAATGATACGCCGGTGACCGTAGCGGATCGTAAAGCTGAGGAACTTATCCGTTCGCGTGTGCTGGGTTTGTTTCCACAAGATGGTTTTCTGGGTGAGGAATCTGGCAAGGTTGCAGGCAGTTCAGGATTTCACTGGATCATTGACCCCATCGATGGCACGCGCAGCTTTGTGCGTGGAATTCCACTCTGGGGAACGTTGATTGGTCTGGAGTATCAGGGGGAACCGGTTGCAGGGGTATGTTTTCTTCCTGCTTTTGGAAAAGAAGGACAAACATTCCATGCGCTCAAGGGTCATGGTGCCTATCGAGACAGCACGCGAATATGCGTTTCCCAAGTGGATGCCATGAAAGACAGCCAGGTCTTTTATTCAAGTTTGAGTTGGTTCATGGCCAGCGAGATGAAGGATGCATTTCTGGATATCGTGGGCCAATCACAGCGACAGCGCGGGTTCGGCGATTTCTACGGCTTCATGCTTGTCGCTCAGGGTTCGGGCGAGATGATGATTGAATATGGCGTCAGTCCATGGGACGTAGCTGCCCTGTTACCCATCGTGGAAGAGGCGGGTGGGATGTTCACAGATTGGGATGGCAACCGTACCATCTATCGTCCAGATATTCTTGCCAGCAATGGTGTGTTGCACCAAGCTACTCTGCAGCAGATGAAGGCGAAGCGATCCAGTCAGTTCCAGCCAGCAGATATCAAGCATCGGCAACATATTACTTGA
- a CDS encoding BlaI/MecI/CopY family transcriptional regulator translates to MRYPDVTDAELSILEVLWSQQSATLRQLAETVYSEKPLAGAQATVAKLLERLEAKQCISRKRGDGPQQFYALVDRDSLIGWRLQTVANQLCEGSLSPLLTNLVKAGKLSARERKELSNLLAQVTQQKP, encoded by the coding sequence ATGAGATATCCTGATGTCACGGATGCGGAATTGAGCATTCTCGAAGTGCTGTGGAGCCAGCAAAGTGCTACTTTGCGTCAATTGGCAGAAACAGTCTATTCTGAAAAGCCATTGGCTGGTGCACAGGCGACGGTTGCCAAGTTGCTCGAAAGACTGGAAGCGAAGCAATGCATCTCGCGTAAGCGTGGCGACGGACCTCAACAGTTCTATGCTCTGGTAGATCGCGATTCCCTGATTGGCTGGCGCTTGCAGACAGTTGCCAATCAGCTCTGTGAAGGATCGTTATCACCTTTGCTAACCAATCTCGTCAAAGCTGGAAAACTAAGTGCTCGCGAAAGAAAAGAATTGTCGAATCTACTGGCCCAGGTAACTCAACAGAAACCATAA